From the genome of Parazoarcus communis, one region includes:
- a CDS encoding glycoside hydrolase family 13 protein, whose product MKNKWWREAVVYQLYPRSFMDTNGDGIGDLPGVLARLDYLQWLGITVIWLCPIFRSPNDDNGYDISDYQAIMDEFGTMADFDRLMAETRRRGMRIILDLVVNHTSDEHPWFVESRSARDNSKRDWYVWRDGKEGHPPNNWESIFRGPAWQYDAATGQYFLHLFTARQPDLNWENPDVRSAICDMVRWWMDKGVDGFRIDAITHMKKAPGLPDVPGAPPHRPVPAYDFHMNVDGVLDYVDQMARDAFDHGDIMTVGEANGISAHQAETWVGDTRGRLSMILQFEHWHLWSGNPRAGLDVRRLKTILSRWQRELDGRGWNALYLENHDLPRVVSRWGDSQHHRSASATALAAMYFLMQGTPFIYQGQELGMANTVFHSLADFDDVFAKHRIAEMRASGMDEAAIFDEMALTARDNSRTPMPWDDSHNAGFSTGRPWLPLNPDYPEVNVAQQQRDPHSVLNFYRSMIALRAAEPALVHGHYTLLLRDNPQIYAYTRVLGDDGFVVICNLSARPARYRHAGFTLRRADCILANMKVASHDDLMSFALSEYEVRVYRISPQGSDNLN is encoded by the coding sequence ATGAAGAACAAATGGTGGCGCGAAGCGGTTGTGTATCAGCTCTACCCACGCAGCTTCATGGATACCAACGGCGACGGCATCGGCGACCTGCCCGGCGTGCTCGCCCGCCTCGACTATCTGCAGTGGCTCGGCATCACGGTGATCTGGCTGTGCCCGATTTTCCGCTCGCCAAACGACGACAACGGCTACGACATCTCGGACTACCAGGCCATCATGGACGAGTTCGGCACCATGGCCGACTTCGACCGCCTGATGGCCGAGACCCGGCGCCGAGGCATGCGCATCATTCTCGACCTGGTGGTCAATCACACCAGCGACGAGCACCCGTGGTTTGTCGAGTCGCGCAGCGCACGCGACAACTCGAAGCGCGACTGGTATGTGTGGCGCGACGGCAAGGAAGGCCACCCGCCCAACAACTGGGAGAGCATCTTCCGCGGGCCGGCCTGGCAGTATGACGCGGCCACCGGCCAGTACTTCCTGCACCTGTTCACCGCGCGCCAGCCCGACCTCAACTGGGAGAACCCGGACGTGCGCAGCGCCATCTGCGACATGGTGCGGTGGTGGATGGACAAGGGCGTGGACGGTTTCCGCATCGATGCCATCACCCACATGAAGAAGGCGCCCGGCCTGCCCGATGTGCCCGGTGCGCCACCTCACAGGCCTGTGCCGGCCTATGACTTCCACATGAATGTCGACGGCGTGCTCGACTACGTCGACCAGATGGCCCGCGACGCCTTCGACCACGGCGACATCATGACGGTGGGCGAAGCCAACGGCATCAGCGCGCATCAGGCCGAAACCTGGGTGGGCGACACCCGCGGGCGACTGTCGATGATCCTGCAATTCGAACACTGGCACCTGTGGTCGGGCAACCCGCGCGCCGGGCTTGATGTGCGCCGGCTGAAGACCATCCTGAGCCGCTGGCAGCGCGAACTCGACGGCCGCGGCTGGAACGCGCTCTACCTCGAGAACCACGACCTGCCCCGCGTCGTATCACGCTGGGGCGACTCGCAGCATCACCGCAGCGCCAGCGCCACGGCACTCGCCGCGATGTACTTCCTGATGCAGGGCACGCCCTTCATCTACCAGGGGCAGGAGCTCGGCATGGCCAACACCGTGTTCCACAGCCTCGCCGACTTCGACGATGTGTTCGCCAAACACCGCATCGCGGAGATGCGCGCCAGCGGCATGGACGAAGCCGCCATCTTCGACGAGATGGCGCTCACCGCCCGCGACAACTCGCGCACGCCAATGCCGTGGGACGACAGCCACAACGCGGGCTTCAGCACGGGCAGGCCATGGCTGCCGCTGAACCCCGACTACCCTGAGGTCAACGTCGCGCAGCAGCAGCGCGATCCGCACTCGGTGCTGAACTTCTACCGCAGCATGATCGCCCTGCGCGCCGCCGAGCCGGCGCTGGTGCATGGCCACTACACCCTGCTGCTCAGGGACAACCCGCAGATCTACGCCTACACCCGCGTGCTCGGTGACGACGGCTTCGTGGTGATCTGCAACCTCAGCGCGCGGCCGGCACGCTACCGCCATGCCGGCTTCACCCTTCGCCGTGCCGATTGCATACTGGCCAACATGAAAGTCGCCTCGCATGACGACTTAATGTCTTTTGCATTGAGTGAGTATGAAGTACGCGTGTATCGGATTTCCCCACAAGGGTCCGATAACCTAAACTAG
- a CDS encoding cytochrome c, with translation MKRLLLLAALLTTPALAQDTRFLAPLPPAAQETLRKEMLDNLLALNEIITLLASNKVREAGEVAEQRLGQTAMGKNAALPYDARPGPQMPIEMHGLGRDGHAAASAFARAAATGDATKAMAALPRLTGSCVACHALYRTR, from the coding sequence ATGAAAAGACTGCTTCTGCTTGCTGCCCTGCTCACTACCCCCGCCCTCGCGCAGGACACGCGCTTTCTGGCGCCCCTGCCACCCGCCGCACAGGAAACCCTGCGCAAGGAAATGCTCGACAACCTTCTCGCCCTCAACGAGATCATCACGCTGCTCGCGTCCAACAAGGTCCGCGAAGCCGGTGAAGTGGCCGAACAGCGCCTTGGACAGACCGCCATGGGCAAGAACGCCGCGCTGCCCTACGACGCCCGCCCCGGCCCGCAGATGCCGATCGAGATGCACGGCCTCGGCCGCGACGGACATGCCGCGGCCAGCGCGTTTGCCCGCGCAGCCGCCACGGGCGATGCCACCAAGGCCATGGCCGCCCTGCCCAGGCTGACGGGCTCCTGCGTGGCCTGCCACGCACTCTATCGCACGCGCTGA
- a CDS encoding DctP family TRAP transporter solute-binding subunit: protein MKLKTLLTAVATTMVFAVAPAHAEKIIKLHHLNVDDPFESTTGALVTVFKNLVEAGTGGSVKVQTFPSGQLGKDNEVLSQVKAGLVQSGVFSVGGFASTYPMIGVLDMPFVFPDISTTYTVFDGPFGKKLGDDIEKKTGMEVLGFGDSGGFFAITNSKKAIKTPDDMKGLKIRTQTLESHKRVISSLGGQPAAIAWAEVYTALQTGVADGQMNPIPIVAMAKFNEVQKHITLTDHLFAPYVWVINRKFFDSLTPEEQIVVKNAAKSAIVANRGISRIIEASSKGLPELAKTMTVTTLTAKEKAAFRDAAQPAVKAYIVDTFGKEGEDMLSSLQQAVEAASK, encoded by the coding sequence ATGAAGCTCAAGACCCTGCTCACCGCCGTCGCCACCACCATGGTCTTTGCCGTTGCCCCGGCCCACGCGGAAAAGATCATCAAGCTGCATCACCTGAACGTGGACGATCCGTTCGAAAGCACCACTGGCGCCCTCGTCACCGTGTTCAAGAACCTGGTCGAAGCCGGCACGGGTGGCTCGGTGAAGGTGCAGACCTTCCCCAGCGGCCAGCTCGGCAAGGACAACGAGGTGCTGTCCCAGGTCAAGGCCGGGCTGGTGCAGTCGGGCGTGTTCTCGGTGGGTGGCTTTGCCAGCACCTACCCGATGATCGGCGTGCTCGACATGCCCTTCGTCTTCCCCGACATCTCCACCACCTACACCGTGTTCGACGGCCCCTTCGGCAAGAAGCTGGGCGACGACATCGAGAAGAAGACCGGCATGGAAGTGCTCGGCTTCGGTGACTCAGGCGGCTTCTTCGCCATCACCAACTCGAAGAAAGCGATCAAGACCCCGGACGACATGAAGGGCCTGAAGATCCGCACCCAGACGCTGGAATCGCACAAGCGCGTGATCAGCAGCCTCGGCGGTCAGCCGGCGGCCATCGCATGGGCAGAGGTGTACACAGCCCTGCAGACCGGCGTCGCCGACGGCCAGATGAACCCCATCCCCATCGTGGCCATGGCCAAGTTCAACGAAGTGCAGAAGCACATCACCCTTACCGACCATCTGTTTGCACCGTACGTCTGGGTGATCAACCGCAAGTTCTTTGACAGCCTGACGCCTGAAGAGCAGATCGTGGTGAAGAACGCCGCCAAGAGCGCAATTGTCGCCAACCGTGGCATCAGCCGCATCATCGAAGCCTCGTCCAAGGGTCTGCCGGAACTCGCCAAGACCATGACCGTGACCACGCTGACCGCGAAAGAAAAAGCCGCCTTCCGTGACGCTGCACAGCCGGCCGTGAAAGCCTACATCGTCGACACCTTCGGCAAGGAAGGCGAAGACATGCTGAGCTCCCTGCAACAGGCTGTCGAGGCCGCCTCCAAGTGA
- a CDS encoding N-carbamoyl-D-amino-acid hydrolase — protein sequence MSRKITVGAAQLGPIARTESRRQVVARMIDLMREAKSRGCHYVAFPELALTTFFPRWYTENQAEIDAWFETEMPGPETLPLFEEARKLGIGFYLGYAELAQEDGVTHHYNTSILVDPTGTIVGKYRKVHLPGHREHEPWRAFQHLEKRYFERGNLGFGAWRAQAAAEKGIFGMALCNDRRWPETYRVLGLQGVEMAFIGYNTPIHYPPVPEHDHLQGFHNHLVMQAGAYQNGMWIVGIAKAGKEEDCDLLGQSCIIAPTGEMVAMCSTVEDELVTSVCDLDRCRELKDNVFNFGLHREPETYRLIVDTKGPVEPA from the coding sequence ATGAGCCGCAAGATCACCGTCGGCGCCGCCCAGCTCGGCCCCATCGCCCGCACAGAGTCGCGGCGTCAGGTCGTCGCGCGCATGATCGACCTGATGCGCGAAGCCAAGTCCCGTGGCTGCCACTATGTCGCCTTTCCCGAACTGGCACTCACTACCTTCTTTCCGCGCTGGTACACCGAGAACCAGGCCGAGATCGACGCCTGGTTCGAGACGGAAATGCCCGGCCCGGAAACCCTGCCTCTGTTCGAGGAAGCCAGGAAGCTCGGTATCGGCTTCTACCTCGGCTACGCCGAACTGGCGCAGGAAGACGGCGTCACCCACCACTACAACACCTCGATCCTGGTCGACCCGACCGGCACCATCGTCGGCAAGTACCGCAAGGTGCACCTGCCCGGCCACCGCGAGCACGAACCCTGGCGCGCATTCCAGCATCTGGAAAAGCGCTACTTCGAGCGCGGCAACCTCGGCTTCGGGGCTTGGCGCGCGCAGGCCGCCGCGGAGAAAGGCATTTTTGGCATGGCGCTGTGCAACGACCGTCGCTGGCCCGAAACCTACCGCGTGCTCGGCCTGCAGGGCGTGGAAATGGCCTTCATCGGCTACAACACCCCCATCCACTACCCGCCGGTGCCCGAGCACGACCACCTGCAAGGCTTTCACAACCACCTGGTCATGCAGGCTGGCGCCTATCAGAACGGCATGTGGATCGTCGGCATCGCCAAGGCCGGCAAGGAAGAAGATTGCGATCTGCTCGGCCAAAGCTGCATCATTGCGCCCACCGGCGAAATGGTGGCGATGTGCTCCACGGTGGAAGATGAACTGGTGACCTCGGTGTGCGATCTCGACCGCTGTCGCGAGCTCAAGGACAATGTCTTCAACTTCGGCCTGCATCGCGAACCGGAAACCTATCGCCTGATCGTCGACACCAAGGGCCCGGTCGAACCTGCCTGA
- a CDS encoding zinc ribbon domain-containing protein YjdM, whose amino-acid sequence MSAIPACPQCTLENTYPDGENYVCADCGYEWPMAEVTGADEDDEAVVKDANGNVLANGDSVVLIKDLKVKGSSTTLKVGTKVKSIRLVGGDHEVDCKMDAGNFMLKACYLRKV is encoded by the coding sequence ATGTCCGCCATACCCGCCTGCCCCCAATGCACCCTGGAGAACACCTATCCGGACGGCGAAAACTACGTGTGCGCGGACTGCGGCTACGAATGGCCGATGGCCGAAGTGACCGGCGCCGACGAAGATGACGAGGCTGTTGTAAAGGATGCCAACGGCAATGTCCTCGCCAACGGCGACTCGGTGGTGCTGATCAAGGACCTGAAAGTCAAAGGCTCGTCGACCACACTGAAGGTCGGCACCAAGGTCAAGAGCATCCGCCTCGTCGGCGGCGATCACGAGGTCGACTGCAAGATGGACGCCGGCAACTTCATGCTCAAGGCCTGCTACCTGCGCAAGGTCTGA
- a CDS encoding diaminopropionate ammonia-lyase — MSTLDLPGQLTVLPLAHCAGAAGAAAGPYPDRLKPILSLAAHAEAMTEISEWPGYAPTPLVNLAGMARAAGVAAIHYKHEASRFGLGSFKALGGAYAVLRLLKKEILRRTGQDASSRDLIDGRFADIVSGITVTCATDGNHGRSVAWGAQTFGCKCVIYIHATVSEARRAAIAHYGAEVIRTAGNYDDAVRTADADAKAHGRFIVSDTSYPGYTDVPRDVMQGYSVMVEEALRQWPEDQPPTHVLIQGGVGGLAAAVCAQMWERLGNKRGRFIVVEPDRAACLYASALAGAPTAVHGDLDTLMAGLACGEVSLIAWEVLEAGTSDFLTIPDAAAVTAMRLLADAPFGDQPLAAGESAVAGLAALLMACSRPQMAATLDLGPDSRVLLFGSEGATDPELYTKLVGRSAEAVEGRPGARS; from the coding sequence ATGTCCACGCTAGACCTTCCCGGTCAGCTGACTGTCCTGCCGCTGGCGCATTGCGCCGGCGCGGCAGGGGCGGCGGCAGGCCCCTACCCGGATCGGCTCAAGCCCATCCTCAGTCTGGCCGCACACGCCGAAGCCATGACCGAGATCAGCGAGTGGCCCGGCTACGCGCCGACGCCACTGGTGAATCTGGCCGGCATGGCCCGCGCCGCCGGCGTGGCCGCCATCCATTACAAGCACGAGGCCAGCCGCTTCGGCCTCGGCAGCTTCAAGGCGCTGGGCGGTGCGTACGCCGTGCTGCGCCTGCTGAAAAAGGAGATCCTGCGCCGTACCGGGCAGGACGCCAGCAGCCGCGACCTGATCGATGGCAGGTTTGCCGACATCGTTTCCGGCATCACCGTCACCTGCGCCACCGACGGCAACCACGGCCGCTCGGTGGCCTGGGGGGCACAGACCTTCGGCTGCAAGTGCGTGATCTACATTCACGCCACCGTGTCCGAAGCTCGCCGTGCCGCGATTGCTCACTATGGCGCAGAGGTGATCCGCACCGCCGGCAACTATGACGACGCCGTGCGCACCGCCGACGCTGACGCCAAGGCACACGGCCGCTTCATCGTTTCCGACACCTCCTACCCCGGCTATACCGATGTGCCGCGCGACGTCATGCAGGGCTATTCGGTCATGGTCGAAGAAGCACTGCGCCAGTGGCCCGAAGACCAGCCCCCCACCCACGTCCTCATCCAGGGCGGTGTTGGCGGCCTGGCTGCCGCGGTCTGTGCACAGATGTGGGAGCGCCTTGGCAACAAGCGCGGCCGCTTCATCGTGGTCGAACCCGACCGCGCCGCTTGCCTGTACGCCTCGGCGCTGGCCGGCGCCCCGACTGCCGTCCACGGCGATCTCGACACCCTGATGGCGGGCCTCGCATGCGGAGAGGTATCACTGATCGCATGGGAAGTGCTCGAGGCCGGCACCAGCGACTTCCTCACCATCCCCGACGCAGCGGCCGTCACCGCCATGCGCCTGCTGGCCGATGCGCCCTTCGGCGACCAGCCGCTTGCCGCCGGTGAATCCGCCGTTGCCGGCCTTGCCGCGCTGCTGATGGCGTGCTCCCGTCCGCAGATGGCCGCCACCCTTGACCTCGGCCCGGACAGCCGGGTGCTGCTGTTCGGCAGCGAAGGCGCCACCGACCCCGAGCTGTACACCAAGCTCGTGGGGCGCAGCGCCGAGGCGGTGGAAGGACGGCCAGGAGCAAGATCATGA
- a CDS encoding TRAP transporter large permease: protein MWIVAVAFFGLMLLGMPIGVVIGISGAIGLVQLGDVSFLAMAPKRYFEGLDMFTFMAMPFFILAGELMNASGITQRLIAFALSLVGYLRGGLAHANMVASVLFAGMTGAAVSDAAAMGNTLVPAMVKQGYSKPFACAVTAAGSIIGPTIPPSNLMVIYGSIMGVSIAGLFAAGIVPGLLICAICMGVIAALGKKLGLPKGEDRPSLMSILISFKDSLIGLTMPAIILGGILFGIVTPTEAASIAVGYAMFVGFAIYRTLTLRQVGIMLIRTARITGSVFLIIAAASILSWWLTFHQIPQMIAQAMLSVASSKEGVLALILLLLLFVGMFLDITAALIILAPVLGPLTAAVGIDPVHAGIMIILALNISLMTPPVGACLFVLCSVTGEKMERIARALTPFLIAEVAILFLITYWSDLTLFVPRLFGYVQP, encoded by the coding sequence ATGTGGATTGTTGCAGTCGCCTTCTTTGGTCTTATGTTGCTGGGCATGCCGATCGGCGTCGTCATCGGCATCTCCGGCGCGATCGGGCTGGTTCAGCTGGGCGACGTGTCCTTCCTTGCCATGGCGCCAAAGCGCTATTTCGAAGGCCTGGACATGTTCACCTTCATGGCCATGCCCTTCTTCATCCTCGCCGGCGAGCTGATGAACGCCTCCGGCATCACCCAGCGCCTGATCGCCTTTGCGCTGTCGCTGGTCGGCTACCTGCGCGGCGGCCTCGCCCACGCCAACATGGTGGCTTCGGTGCTGTTCGCCGGCATGACCGGTGCCGCCGTGTCGGATGCCGCCGCGATGGGTAACACCCTGGTGCCGGCGATGGTTAAACAGGGCTACAGCAAGCCCTTCGCCTGTGCCGTCACGGCAGCGGGCTCGATCATCGGCCCCACCATTCCGCCCTCCAACCTGATGGTGATCTACGGCTCCATCATGGGCGTGTCGATCGCCGGCCTGTTCGCCGCCGGCATCGTCCCCGGACTCCTGATCTGCGCCATCTGCATGGGCGTCATTGCCGCGCTGGGCAAGAAGCTCGGCCTGCCCAAGGGCGAGGACCGCCCCAGCCTGATGTCCATTCTCATCAGCTTCAAGGACAGCCTGATCGGGCTCACCATGCCAGCGATCATCCTTGGCGGCATCCTGTTCGGCATCGTCACCCCGACCGAAGCCGCATCGATTGCGGTGGGTTATGCGATGTTCGTCGGTTTCGCCATCTATCGCACCCTCACGCTGCGCCAGGTCGGCATCATGCTGATCCGCACCGCGCGCATCACCGGCAGCGTATTCCTGATCATCGCCGCGGCCTCCATCCTGTCGTGGTGGCTGACCTTTCATCAGATCCCGCAGATGATCGCGCAGGCCATGCTGTCGGTGGCGTCAAGCAAGGAAGGCGTGCTCGCCCTCATCCTGTTACTGCTGCTCTTCGTCGGCATGTTCCTCGACATCACCGCCGCGCTGATCATCCTCGCACCCGTACTCGGCCCCCTCACCGCAGCCGTCGGCATCGATCCGGTTCATGCCGGGATCATGATCATCCTTGCACTCAACATCTCGCTGATGACCCCCCCCGTTGGCGCCTGCCTGTTCGTGCTGTGCTCGGTCACCGGCGAAAAGATGGAGCGTATCGCCCGCGCCCTCACCCCGTTCCTGATTGCCGAGGTCGCGATCCTGTTCCTGATCACTTACTGGTCAGATCTCACCCTGTTTGTTCCCCGCCTGTTCGGTTACGTCCAACCTTAA
- a CDS encoding TRAP transporter small permease: MSLAALAQRIEGIGRRLNRVVEWLCAGLIAVMVLVVWLGVGGRYFTQDGISWTEELSRYLMIWAALLAVSCGAWWREHVGLDLIPSRLPETARRYLKLTTDGLTVGFFVFMFIYGIDMTLEGRTQFSTLFGLTMEVPFAAVPVSSALAAFQFGVRLLTDFVNLPRAETAAVPY; this comes from the coding sequence ATGAGCTTGGCCGCGCTGGCGCAGAGGATTGAAGGCATCGGTCGCCGCTTGAACCGGGTGGTCGAATGGCTGTGCGCCGGCCTGATTGCGGTCATGGTGCTGGTGGTGTGGCTCGGTGTCGGCGGGCGCTACTTCACCCAGGACGGGATCAGCTGGACCGAAGAGCTTTCGCGCTACCTGATGATCTGGGCCGCGTTGCTGGCCGTGTCATGCGGCGCATGGTGGCGCGAACATGTCGGCCTCGACCTCATTCCCTCCCGCCTGCCCGAAACTGCACGCCGCTATCTGAAGCTGACCACTGATGGCCTCACCGTCGGCTTCTTCGTCTTCATGTTCATCTACGGCATCGACATGACCCTCGAAGGCCGCACCCAGTTCTCCACCCTGTTCGGCCTCACGATGGAAGTCCCCTTCGCCGCCGTACCGGTGTCCTCGGCGCTGGCCGCCTTCCAGTTCGGGGTGCGACTGCTCACCGACTTCGTCAACCTGCCGCGCGCCGAAACGGCCGCTGTTCCCTACTGA
- a CDS encoding glycoside hydrolase family 5 protein, whose protein sequence is MTYEDFAWIAERGLNAVRIPVGHWIFGPDYPYHPGYGENRHPFVTGGIDVLDRAMDWAQKLGLRVMLDLHAAPGCQNGFDNGGIMGVVEWHTKPEYLEHSLLVLERLAERYRAHPALHAIEVLNEPRWDVPTEYLKAYYLAAYDRIRKHCPAERVAVVFHDGFRSYREFLGFMQAPQWQNVIFDYHRYQCFDRRDIDTDIYGHMTKAAIEWRDEADSINAAMGLPAVCGEWSLGLDLQVVSLWAEGPYNHALEHMDAFQQDVASRGYAAAQLLAFEKLFGWFFWSYKTETTPAWCLRESVERGWLPSSFR, encoded by the coding sequence GTGACCTACGAGGACTTCGCCTGGATTGCCGAGCGGGGTCTCAATGCGGTGCGGATTCCGGTCGGGCACTGGATTTTCGGCCCCGATTATCCCTACCACCCCGGCTATGGCGAGAACCGCCACCCCTTCGTCACCGGCGGCATCGACGTGCTCGACCGGGCGATGGACTGGGCGCAAAAGCTCGGCCTGCGGGTCATGCTCGATCTCCATGCCGCGCCGGGGTGCCAGAACGGCTTCGACAACGGCGGCATCATGGGCGTGGTCGAGTGGCATACCAAGCCCGAGTACCTCGAGCATTCGCTGCTGGTGCTCGAGCGCCTGGCCGAACGTTACCGCGCCCACCCCGCGCTGCATGCGATCGAGGTGCTCAACGAGCCGCGCTGGGATGTGCCGACCGAGTACCTCAAGGCCTACTACCTTGCGGCCTACGACCGCATCCGCAAACACTGCCCGGCAGAGCGCGTGGCGGTGGTGTTTCACGACGGCTTCCGCTCCTACCGCGAGTTCCTCGGCTTCATGCAGGCGCCGCAGTGGCAGAACGTGATTTTCGATTACCACCGCTACCAGTGCTTCGACCGTCGCGACATCGATACCGACATCTACGGCCACATGACCAAGGCTGCCATCGAGTGGCGCGACGAGGCCGATTCGATCAACGCCGCGATGGGCTTGCCCGCGGTGTGTGGCGAGTGGAGCCTGGGGCTGGATCTGCAGGTGGTGTCGCTGTGGGCCGAAGGGCCGTACAACCACGCGCTTGAGCACATGGACGCGTTCCAGCAGGATGTGGCCAGCCGTGGCTACGCGGCGGCGCAGTTGCTGGCCTTCGAGAAGCTGTTCGGCTGGTTCTTCTGGAGCTATAAAACGGAAACCACGCCCGCCTGGTGCTTGCGCGAGTCGGTCGAGCGCGGCTGGCTGCCGTCAAGTTTCCGGTAA
- a CDS encoding Zn-dependent hydrolase, with product MSATLRIKGERLQQRIAQLADVGAIDGGGCARLALSDEDKAGRDLVCDWMRELGLSLTVDAIGNVVGTRAGRVPGAAVMTGSHIDTVRTGGRYDGNLGVLAGLEVIASLNDAGIETERPLAVAFFTNEEGARFAPDMMGSLVFTGELALDEALQTQGIDGSTVAENLARIGYAGTAPTPAAAPHAFVELHVEQGPVLDREGTEIGVVESVQGISWTEIEILGTSNHAGTTPMSLRRDAGWAAGSIISFVRELAQEFGGDQVATVGRIEFFPNLVNVVPNRAVLTVDLRNTDEALLQRAESRLAAHLDALRDAEKVDINTRKLARFAPVPFAPEMTDRIERHALAQGLSTRRMPSGAGHDAQMMAPVCPTAMIFVPSVDGISHNVREYTHPQHIEAGANVLLAVLCELAGATLPAGEPA from the coding sequence ATGAGCGCCACCTTGCGCATCAAGGGCGAACGCCTGCAACAGCGCATCGCACAGCTGGCCGACGTCGGCGCCATCGACGGCGGCGGTTGCGCCCGTCTGGCCCTGTCCGACGAGGACAAGGCCGGACGCGACCTGGTCTGCGACTGGATGCGCGAACTCGGGCTCAGCCTGACGGTGGACGCCATCGGCAACGTGGTCGGCACCCGTGCCGGCCGCGTGCCGGGCGCGGCGGTGATGACCGGCTCGCACATCGACACCGTGCGCACCGGCGGCCGCTACGACGGCAATCTGGGCGTGCTCGCCGGGCTGGAAGTGATTGCCAGCCTCAACGACGCCGGCATCGAGACCGAACGCCCGCTCGCGGTGGCATTCTTCACCAATGAAGAGGGCGCACGTTTCGCCCCCGACATGATGGGTAGCCTCGTGTTCACCGGTGAGCTCGCGCTCGACGAAGCCCTGCAGACGCAAGGCATCGACGGCAGCACCGTGGCCGAAAACCTCGCCCGCATCGGCTACGCCGGCACCGCGCCGACACCGGCCGCCGCCCCGCACGCCTTCGTCGAGCTGCACGTGGAGCAAGGCCCGGTGCTCGACCGCGAAGGCACGGAGATTGGCGTCGTCGAATCCGTGCAGGGCATCTCCTGGACCGAGATCGAGATCCTCGGCACCTCCAACCACGCCGGCACCACCCCGATGTCGCTGCGTCGCGACGCTGGTTGGGCGGCGGGATCGATCATCAGTTTCGTGCGCGAACTGGCGCAGGAGTTTGGCGGCGACCAGGTCGCCACCGTCGGCCGTATCGAGTTCTTCCCCAACCTGGTCAACGTGGTGCCCAACCGCGCCGTGCTCACCGTCGACCTGCGCAACACCGACGAAGCCCTGCTGCAACGCGCCGAATCCCGGCTGGCCGCGCACCTCGACGCCCTGCGTGACGCCGAGAAGGTGGACATCAACACCCGCAAGCTCGCCCGCTTTGCCCCGGTGCCCTTTGCCCCGGAAATGACCGACCGCATCGAACGCCACGCCCTCGCCCAGGGCCTGAGCACCCGGCGCATGCCCAGCGGCGCCGGCCACGACGCCCAGATGATGGCGCCGGTGTGCCCGACGGCCATGATTTTTGTGCCCAGCGTCGACGGCATCAGCCACAACGTCCGCGAATACACCCACCCCCAACATATCGAAGCCGGTGCCAATGTGCTGCTCGCCGTTCTGTGCGAACTCGCGGGCGCCACACTGCCGGCAGGAGAACCCGCATGA